One segment of Vibrio mimicus DNA contains the following:
- the yjgA gene encoding ribosome biogenesis factor YjgA, with protein MARKNQKAPWEEEEEIIWVSRTEMKNDMLALQKLGEELVELKPSALAKFPLPEDLAEAIKDAQRFKNEARRRQLQYIGKLMRHIDPEPLQTALDKLRNKHSQTTALLHKLEQLRDRIVAEGDSAIEVAMERYPEADRQRLRLLARQATKEKAGNKPPKSSREIFQLLKEAMLAKQEIEEESEDDLDSTE; from the coding sequence TGGGAAGAGGAAGAAGAGATCATTTGGGTCAGTAGAACCGAAATGAAAAATGACATGCTAGCCCTGCAAAAGCTTGGCGAAGAGCTGGTTGAGTTAAAACCTTCCGCGTTAGCCAAATTCCCGCTGCCAGAAGATTTAGCGGAGGCAATTAAAGATGCGCAGCGTTTCAAAAACGAAGCTCGTCGCCGCCAACTGCAATACATTGGCAAACTGATGCGCCATATCGACCCGGAACCGCTACAAACGGCGTTGGATAAACTGCGCAACAAACATTCGCAAACTACCGCGCTGCTGCACAAACTGGAGCAACTGCGTGATCGCATCGTTGCCGAAGGCGATAGCGCGATTGAAGTGGCGATGGAGCGATACCCAGAAGCAGATCGTCAACGTCTGCGTCTATTAGCGCGTCAAGCCACCAAAGAGAAAGCGGGTAATAAGCCGCCGAAATCTTCACGCGAGATCTTCCAACTGCTGAAAGAAGCGATGTTGGCAAAACAAGAGATCGAAGAAGAGAGTGAAGACGATCTGGATTCAACGGAATAA